In Candidatus Kaistella beijingensis, a genomic segment contains:
- a CDS encoding ammonium transporter, translating to MKIEKRWIASFVVITMISIAALFWKTEIPVPNSGEFLSEDKIVGADVAWILAAAGLVLLMTPGLSFFYGGMVGSKNVISTMLQSFIALGVISILWVVVGFSLSFGESLGFTFHGIHYGIIGNPLSYPFFSGVGTLPHHLMAPTIPFILFALFQMKFAVITPALITGSFAERVRFISYLLFMVLFSLFIYTPLCHMVWHPEGLLNKFFGVKDFAGGTVVHMSAGFAALAGAIVLGRRKNPHHQPSNIPFVLLGTGMLWFGWFGFNAGSALAANATAAMAFGTTTIASASAMITWIFFDRINGRKVSALGASIGAVVGLVAITPAAGFVTIAESLFIGFISAIVSNSMMHWKKLKKIDDTLDVFACHGVGGIMGMILTAIFAHGENASLLHGGWSVFGHHMLALVLVSAFTFFGALLLYKITDFIIPLRVSEESEHLGLDLSQHDESIGF from the coding sequence ATGAAAATTGAGAAAAGATGGATTGCTTCTTTTGTTGTAATTACAATGATTTCAATCGCGGCATTATTCTGGAAAACTGAAATTCCTGTCCCAAACTCCGGCGAATTCCTCAGCGAAGACAAAATCGTAGGCGCTGATGTTGCCTGGATTTTAGCCGCAGCTGGTCTGGTTTTATTGATGACTCCCGGCCTTTCGTTTTTCTACGGCGGAATGGTCGGTAGCAAAAACGTGATTTCCACGATGTTGCAGAGTTTTATTGCACTGGGTGTAATTTCCATTCTTTGGGTGGTTGTTGGTTTCAGTCTTTCCTTTGGTGAAAGTTTAGGTTTCACTTTCCATGGCATTCATTACGGTATCATCGGAAATCCTTTGAGTTACCCTTTTTTCTCTGGGGTAGGTACACTTCCGCATCATTTAATGGCGCCCACAATTCCTTTTATTTTGTTCGCATTATTTCAAATGAAATTTGCGGTAATTACGCCGGCTTTAATCACTGGTTCGTTTGCTGAACGGGTTCGTTTTATTTCCTATCTATTATTTATGGTGCTCTTCAGTTTGTTTATATATACGCCACTTTGCCACATGGTTTGGCATCCGGAAGGTTTGCTGAATAAATTTTTCGGAGTAAAAGATTTCGCCGGAGGAACGGTAGTTCACATGAGTGCAGGTTTCGCAGCACTTGCCGGTGCCATTGTTTTGGGGCGAAGAAAAAATCCACATCATCAACCTTCGAATATTCCATTTGTTTTATTAGGAACCGGAATGCTTTGGTTTGGATGGTTTGGTTTCAATGCTGGTTCTGCTTTAGCGGCTAATGCAACTGCTGCGATGGCTTTTGGTACCACCACCATTGCTTCGGCTTCCGCAATGATCACCTGGATATTTTTTGATCGAATTAATGGAAGAAAAGTCTCTGCCTTAGGCGCTTCCATTGGTGCGGTTGTCGGTTTGGTAGCAATTACCCCAGCTGCGGGATTTGTAACAATTGCTGAAAGTCTGTTCATCGGGTTTATCTCTGCAATTGTTTCTAATTCAATGATGCACTGGAAAAAACTCAAAAAAATAGATGACACTTTGGATGTCTTTGCCTGTCATGGCGTAGGAGGAATTATGGGAATGATTCTTACCGCAATTTTTGCGCATGGCGAAAATGCAAGTTTGTTGCATGGCGGCTGGTCGGTTTTTGGGCATCACATGCTGGCTTTGGTTCTGGTTTCGGCGTTTACATTTTTTGGAGCTTTATTACTCTACAAAATCACTGATTTCATCATTCCACTAAGGGTTTCGGAAGAATCAGAGCACCTCGGACTTGATCTTTCTCAGCACGATGAATCCATTGGTTTTTAA